From the genome of Gracilimonas sp., one region includes:
- a CDS encoding Ig-like domain-containing protein — protein sequence MKTMVLKSTKRTILASLLLMFIALGCERSVDGLEEPNFPENPDVFIDGFSSGLEYYPFAGSRPDAFSVEEEDTYDNSSTAMRFDVPNEGDPRGAYAGAIFRDENGGRDLTSYNALTFYAKGTTAGTINEIGFGQDFLGNEYSVALNGLRLTTNWEKYVIPIPDASNLTSERGLFWYSEGPEEGDGYSFWVDELKYENLNGLAQPRPAIVNGNDETQTSFIGSTIQVSGLTFTINQANGVDVTVGAAPAYFTFSSSDTDVATVNENGLIEVVGSGTAEITASLGDDQANGSLTVESIGDFTAAPTPTEAPEDVISIFSDAYDNVPVDFYNGFYAPFQTTTSNDFSVNGNNVLNYENFNFVGIEFNQNVPTIDGSDMTNLSVDIYLPNDVPNGSAFAVNLRDFGADDAFGGGDDTIASTVVSTGNNPVLVSGQWININLDISGMANKSNLGQIVFDSDQGAALQGATIYVDNIYLYR from the coding sequence ATGAAGACAATGGTTTTAAAAAGCACCAAACGTACAATACTGGCAAGTTTGCTACTCATGTTCATTGCGCTGGGTTGTGAACGATCGGTAGATGGATTAGAAGAGCCAAATTTTCCTGAAAATCCAGATGTTTTTATAGATGGATTTAGTTCAGGGCTCGAATACTATCCCTTTGCAGGCTCCAGGCCCGATGCCTTTAGCGTAGAGGAAGAGGATACCTATGATAACAGTTCTACGGCAATGCGCTTTGATGTACCCAATGAAGGAGATCCCCGGGGAGCATATGCAGGGGCTATTTTCAGGGACGAAAATGGTGGCAGAGATCTTACTTCCTACAATGCACTGACCTTTTATGCAAAGGGTACAACGGCCGGAACAATTAATGAAATTGGGTTTGGTCAGGATTTTCTTGGAAATGAATATTCAGTTGCGCTGAACGGCCTCAGACTTACAACCAATTGGGAAAAGTATGTTATTCCAATACCAGATGCTTCAAATCTGACCTCTGAGCGCGGCCTGTTCTGGTATTCAGAAGGACCTGAGGAAGGTGATGGTTATTCTTTCTGGGTTGATGAGTTGAAATATGAGAACCTCAATGGTTTAGCGCAGCCAAGACCAGCCATTGTTAATGGGAATGATGAGACTCAAACCAGTTTCATTGGTTCAACCATTCAGGTATCCGGACTTACATTTACCATCAACCAGGCAAATGGGGTAGATGTAACGGTTGGTGCAGCTCCGGCTTATTTTACATTCAGCTCTTCAGATACGGATGTAGCTACTGTAAATGAGAACGGATTGATAGAAGTAGTAGGATCTGGTACAGCCGAAATTACAGCCAGCCTTGGGGATGATCAGGCTAATGGATCTCTGACCGTTGAATCCATTGGTGATTTTACAGCAGCACCCACCCCTACAGAAGCTCCTGAAGATGTAATTTCAATCTTCAGCGATGCTTATGACAATGTACCGGTAGATTTCTACAATGGATTCTATGCGCCATTTCAGACAACCACCTCAAATGACTTTTCTGTAAATGGCAACAATGTACTGAACTACGAGAACTTCAACTTCGTGGGAATCGAGTTCAACCAAAATGTACCAACCATAGATGGGTCTGATATGACCAATCTGAGCGTAGATATATACCTCCCGAATGATGTCCCCAATGGTTCAGCTTTTGCCGTAAATCTGAGAGATTTTGGAGCTGATGATGCCTTTGGCGGAGGCGATGACACGATTGCCTCTACAGTAGTATCTACGGGCAACAATCCTGTTTTGGTATCAGGCCAATGGATCAATATTAACCTTGATATATCAGGTATGGCTAACAAATCTAACCTCGGTCAGATTGTATTTGACTCAGATCAGGGAGCTGCACTTCAAGGTGCAACCATCTATGTAGATAACATCTATCTGTACCGGTAA
- a CDS encoding glycoside hydrolase family 2 TIM barrel-domain containing protein: MKRIALLIIALLSLNITAMSQSEEVAVEKSAEGWKLLINGEELIINGMNWDYFPRGTNYAYSLWDQSPEFIQQALDYEMSLLKNMGVNAIRVYTGIPKRWITYIYENYGIYTMLNHSFGRYGLTIDGAWMANTEYSDPRVRELLLNEVTQLVEEYKDTPGLLLYLLGNENNYGLFWGGAETEDIPIEDRKSTIRARAMYELFNDAAVAMKEIDSSNPIAICNGDLLFMDLITELVPDIDIFGTNTYRGLTFTDLYERVENEYGKPVLLTEFGSDAFNARTLQEAQGAQATYLFNNWKEIYKNAAGMGGSDNSLGGFTFQFSDGWWKYGQTENLDVHDNNASWSNGGYQFDFEEGENNMNEEWFGIMAKGPTNLSGFYELYPRAAYYVLKEVHQFNPYQQGVSQDNLESHFSDISIIDAELRTKAAGGEAGGSSDLISLSRFSATFETFNTGGSLITTPQNEIPDRNAFPDELGFDHLQSFYIGVEANPSPNMRAEVVTNILGNVAENPIDEIFYENRGRAVELMGQNDAITVESLNRVEIYSATYNWNQEYFNLDGFYRTGHYHWGYEGDFFGLYPEANYGDQIDIYNGIAPFGFEAEGKKMFDGFKLAFGPQLWWGANPAVLLKYSTNIGQTDFTGVFHEDIERQGLTGSSFAIPQPKTRRLTLYAGREFGNFGVELGGIWAGQPLNGREFQLVREQSDGSYDVYVDEIESMDNWGGKVKLTYSRGLFNWYAQSAIMGLVANGGADQTMTFTGWRLKDSGSGNQYNFLSGFTYNVGNLQIAPNFLWQKPIEGPVPSDVQAPGRPRNILSDPFIVRANREQIAGELLLTFDPTPGTYMYEWNNDIAEDAPLAMSLGFVYRHLPTTQDAAIGILPDGRTFFPFPGAPPAEDLWEVHARVVSKLNRDLGIIANLYGGDAQARGSDPRLITRYGGDVRMIYKKMKFSSFVKVNDWGPYDYHRDFNLTFPLQLMADISTYISRPDWFNLPSTRIGIRGTWRSLDDFSPRYAPTYTLDPSGERVPDPTAPGFDNGAEWEFRTYIQIDITN, encoded by the coding sequence ATGAAAAGAATCGCTTTACTAATAATTGCGTTATTGAGTTTAAATATAACAGCAATGAGCCAATCTGAAGAAGTTGCTGTTGAAAAATCCGCCGAGGGGTGGAAGCTACTCATCAACGGGGAAGAACTGATTATTAATGGTATGAACTGGGATTACTTTCCCAGGGGAACCAATTATGCATATAGCTTATGGGATCAATCTCCGGAGTTTATTCAACAAGCTTTAGACTATGAAATGTCTTTGCTTAAGAATATGGGCGTAAATGCAATTCGTGTTTACACCGGTATTCCCAAAAGATGGATCACCTACATTTATGAGAATTATGGCATTTACACGATGCTTAACCACTCTTTTGGCAGATATGGCCTTACTATTGACGGGGCCTGGATGGCAAATACAGAATATTCTGATCCAAGAGTCCGTGAGTTATTATTGAATGAAGTAACCCAGCTTGTAGAAGAATATAAAGACACCCCCGGACTGCTTCTTTATTTATTAGGAAATGAGAACAACTACGGTCTGTTCTGGGGTGGGGCTGAAACGGAAGATATTCCCATCGAAGACCGGAAGTCTACCATCCGTGCCCGGGCTATGTACGAATTATTTAATGATGCAGCTGTAGCCATGAAGGAAATTGACAGCAGTAACCCAATTGCGATCTGTAACGGGGATCTTCTGTTTATGGACCTTATCACGGAGCTAGTCCCTGATATCGACATCTTTGGTACAAACACCTACCGGGGCTTAACCTTCACTGATTTATATGAGCGCGTAGAGAATGAATATGGCAAGCCAGTTCTGCTTACGGAATTCGGCTCTGATGCTTTTAATGCCCGAACTTTACAAGAAGCTCAGGGTGCACAGGCAACATATTTATTTAATAACTGGAAAGAGATCTATAAAAATGCAGCCGGAATGGGAGGAAGTGATAATTCTTTAGGCGGCTTTACTTTTCAGTTTAGTGATGGCTGGTGGAAATATGGCCAAACTGAAAACCTTGATGTTCATGATAATAATGCTTCCTGGTCTAATGGTGGCTACCAGTTTGATTTTGAAGAAGGCGAGAATAACATGAATGAGGAATGGTTTGGCATCATGGCTAAAGGGCCAACCAATCTTTCTGGTTTTTATGAGCTGTATCCAAGGGCTGCCTATTATGTGCTTAAAGAGGTACATCAATTCAACCCATACCAGCAGGGAGTATCTCAGGATAATCTGGAATCTCACTTTTCAGATATATCCATCATCGATGCTGAACTTAGAACAAAGGCAGCAGGAGGAGAAGCAGGCGGAAGTTCAGATCTGATCTCCTTAAGCCGGTTCTCAGCTACCTTTGAAACATTTAATACGGGGGGCAGCCTGATAACCACTCCTCAAAACGAAATCCCGGACAGGAACGCATTTCCCGATGAGTTAGGGTTTGATCACCTGCAGTCCTTTTACATAGGTGTAGAGGCAAACCCAAGCCCAAATATGAGAGCAGAAGTGGTTACCAACATTTTAGGGAATGTTGCTGAGAACCCGATTGATGAGATTTTCTATGAAAACAGGGGACGAGCGGTAGAGTTAATGGGGCAGAACGATGCCATTACCGTTGAATCTTTAAACAGGGTAGAGATTTACAGTGCAACGTATAACTGGAATCAGGAATATTTTAACCTGGATGGTTTCTATAGAACCGGTCATTATCACTGGGGATACGAAGGCGACTTTTTTGGATTGTATCCGGAGGCAAATTATGGAGATCAAATCGATATCTATAATGGCATTGCACCTTTTGGGTTTGAAGCCGAAGGGAAAAAAATGTTCGATGGCTTCAAATTGGCTTTCGGTCCACAACTTTGGTGGGGTGCTAACCCGGCAGTATTGCTAAAGTATTCCACAAATATTGGGCAAACCGATTTTACTGGAGTGTTTCATGAGGATATCGAAAGACAGGGATTAACAGGAAGCTCATTTGCTATTCCTCAGCCTAAAACCCGACGCCTGACTCTATATGCCGGTCGTGAGTTCGGGAATTTTGGAGTAGAACTTGGGGGTATTTGGGCCGGGCAGCCACTAAATGGCCGGGAATTCCAATTGGTTCGTGAGCAATCTGACGGTAGCTATGATGTATATGTAGATGAAATCGAATCAATGGATAACTGGGGTGGAAAAGTTAAACTGACCTATTCACGTGGTTTATTTAACTGGTATGCTCAATCTGCTATCATGGGATTAGTTGCCAACGGCGGAGCAGACCAAACCATGACTTTTACAGGCTGGAGACTTAAAGACAGTGGAAGTGGCAATCAATACAATTTCTTGTCTGGTTTTACCTACAATGTCGGGAATCTGCAAATTGCACCTAACTTCTTATGGCAAAAACCAATTGAAGGTCCGGTACCTTCCGATGTGCAAGCGCCCGGTCGCCCCCGAAACATCCTTTCAGACCCATTTATAGTAAGGGCAAACCGTGAGCAAATAGCGGGTGAGCTGCTACTTACATTCGACCCGACTCCGGGCACTTACATGTACGAATGGAACAACGATATAGCGGAAGATGCCCCTCTGGCGATGAGTCTTGGATTTGTGTATCGCCATCTTCCCACTACACAGGATGCTGCAATTGGTATTCTGCCGGATGGAAGAACCTTTTTCCCATTCCCGGGAGCACCACCAGCTGAAGACCTTTGGGAAGTTCATGCCCGGGTTGTATCAAAACTGAACAGAGATCTTGGAATTATTGCCAACCTCTATGGAGGAGATGCTCAGGCACGAGGCAGCGATCCAAGACTAATCACCCGATATGGCGGGGATGTCAGGATGATTTACAAGAAAATGAAGTTCAGCAGTTTTGTAAAAGTAAATGATTGGGGGCCTTACGATTACCATAGAGACTTTAATTTGACGTTCCCTCTGCAACTTATGGCTGATATATCAACATATATAAGCCGTCCGGACTGGTTTAACCTTCCCTCTACCAGAATCGGAATCAGAGGCACCTGGAGATCGCTTGATGATTTCTCTCCGCGGTATGCACCTACCTATACATTGGATCCAAGTGGTGAGCGTGTGCCGGATCCTACTGCTCCCGGATTTGATAATGGAGCTGAGTGGGAGTTCAGAACATACATACAAATTGATATAACGAATTAA
- a CDS encoding glycoside hydrolase family 16 protein, translating to MTFPFRLTSAFLIIAFVILGCDSNNEPKDTYTNIVWQDEFDEDGSPDPDKWTFDIGTGQEIFGQPGWGNNEQQYYTDRPENVVVEDGMLRITARKESFQNSSYTSARILTRGKFETTFGRFEARIMLPFGQGIWPAFWMLGNDSNGSEVWPQIGEIDIMEYRGQQPTIIHGSVHGPGYSAGQAETDSYQLTNGRFDTEFHVFAIEWGPDFIKYFVDDVLYNEITPEDVAGEWVFNDKTFYIILNVAVGGSFVGPPNSSTPFPQTMQVDYVRVLTE from the coding sequence ATGACATTTCCATTCAGACTTACATCAGCATTCTTAATTATAGCGTTCGTCATTTTGGGTTGCGACAGCAATAACGAACCCAAGGATACTTATACCAACATCGTTTGGCAGGATGAATTCGATGAAGATGGAAGCCCTGATCCTGACAAATGGACCTTTGACATTGGAACCGGACAGGAAATTTTCGGGCAGCCTGGTTGGGGTAATAACGAACAGCAGTATTACACTGACCGTCCTGAGAATGTTGTGGTAGAAGATGGAATGCTTCGGATCACAGCCAGAAAAGAATCATTCCAGAATTCGTCCTATACCTCAGCCAGAATACTTACCAGGGGCAAATTTGAGACAACTTTTGGCCGATTTGAAGCCCGCATAATGCTTCCATTTGGCCAGGGTATATGGCCTGCTTTCTGGATGCTAGGCAACGACTCAAATGGGAGTGAAGTATGGCCCCAAATTGGTGAGATCGACATCATGGAGTACAGGGGACAACAGCCAACGATTATTCATGGCAGCGTACATGGCCCCGGATACTCAGCAGGTCAGGCTGAAACAGACTCTTACCAGTTGACAAATGGAAGATTTGATACAGAATTCCACGTCTTTGCCATCGAGTGGGGCCCTGATTTCATTAAATACTTTGTAGACGATGTACTCTACAATGAGATAACCCCTGAGGATGTAGCTGGAGAGTGGGTTTTTAATGATAAAACCTTCTATATCATTTTAAACGTTGCGGTTGGGGGATCTTTTGTAGGCCCACCTAATAGCAGCACTCCTTTCCCTCAAACCATGCAAGTCGACTATGTGAGGGTTTTGACAGAATAA
- a CDS encoding glycosyl hydrolase family 17 protein → MSFREEQFLSYKQSDAVSKINYLEELSEKEVDCLFREVLESGIHGFCFSLYEEGQGPGDVISEDQIRRRMEIIKPHTKWVRSFSCIEGNEHIPKVAKELGLKTLVGAWLGDDKEKNKEEVESLIELANKGLVDIAVVGNEVLYREDLEEAELLDYIKKVKNQLPENIPVGYVDAYYEFVQRPEITEACDVILCNCYPFWEGTSFEDSFQHMRQMYYQAKEAGKGKRVIITETGWPSKGKSLGGAVPSAENAMKYFINTNLWSQDDDIEVFYFASFDESWKVGSEGDVGAYWGVWDKNGKLKY, encoded by the coding sequence ATGTCGTTTAGAGAAGAACAATTTCTGAGTTACAAGCAGTCGGATGCAGTTAGCAAAATCAACTATCTGGAAGAACTTTCTGAGAAAGAAGTAGACTGTTTATTTCGTGAAGTATTGGAAAGTGGCATTCATGGATTTTGCTTCAGTTTGTATGAAGAAGGACAAGGCCCGGGTGATGTTATTTCGGAGGACCAAATCCGCCGGCGCATGGAGATCATAAAACCTCATACAAAATGGGTCCGGTCGTTCTCCTGTATTGAAGGAAACGAACACATCCCCAAAGTAGCCAAAGAACTAGGACTAAAAACACTGGTTGGCGCCTGGCTGGGCGATGATAAAGAAAAAAATAAAGAAGAGGTTGAAAGCCTTATTGAATTGGCTAACAAAGGATTGGTGGATATTGCCGTAGTGGGGAATGAGGTGCTCTACCGCGAAGATCTCGAAGAGGCTGAACTGCTGGATTATATCAAAAAAGTCAAGAATCAACTTCCTGAAAACATTCCTGTCGGTTATGTGGATGCCTACTATGAATTTGTGCAAAGACCGGAAATCACCGAAGCTTGTGATGTAATTCTCTGCAACTGCTATCCATTTTGGGAAGGTACCAGCTTTGAAGATTCCTTCCAGCATATGCGTCAGATGTATTATCAGGCGAAGGAAGCAGGGAAGGGTAAGCGCGTCATAATCACAGAAACGGGCTGGCCGAGCAAGGGTAAAAGTTTAGGAGGGGCTGTTCCATCGGCTGAAAATGCCATGAAGTATTTCATCAACACCAATCTGTGGTCGCAGGATGATGACATAGAGGTGTTTTATTTCGCCTCTTTTGACGAGTCATGGAAAGTAGGATCTGAAGGAGATGTAGGAGCCTATTGGGGCGTATGGGATAAAAATGGAAAACTCAAATACTGA
- a CDS encoding TfoX/Sxy family protein gives MATSKEFVDFVIGQITNAGDITARSMFGEYGIFSDKKIFGLICDNKLFVKPTEAGRKYIGNVVEAPPYEGAKNSFLIEEKLEDSEWLSELVRITLKELPEPRKRKKK, from the coding sequence ATGGCTACAAGCAAAGAATTCGTTGATTTTGTAATTGGTCAAATAACCAATGCCGGTGATATCACTGCAAGAAGTATGTTCGGAGAATACGGAATCTTTTCTGACAAAAAGATCTTCGGGCTGATCTGTGATAACAAGTTATTTGTTAAACCTACCGAGGCTGGCCGAAAGTATATCGGGAATGTGGTTGAAGCCCCTCCCTATGAGGGTGCAAAAAATAGCTTCCTGATTGAGGAAAAACTGGAAGATTCTGAATGGCTGAGTGAATTGGTTCGAATTACATTGAAAGAGTTGCCTGAACCCAGGAAAAGAAAGAAAAAATAG
- a CDS encoding glycoside hydrolase family 30 protein, whose amino-acid sequence MITQLELLSILLLALLVSSCTSSDSLDIEIYETSESGNKLTKLEPASEGGQAEEITIKPDERFQEITGFGGSFTEASAYLLNELGDENRNKILEAYFGESGARYSLTRTHMNSSDFSLGNYSYAPVPGDRNLENFSIEEDRDDIIPMIKDAMAISQDGFRIISSPWTAPPWMKDNNDWKGGKLLPEYYDTWALFFSKYLTAYKEEGIDIWGITVENEPLGNDSNWESMHFTPEEQNEFVKNHLGPQLERDGYEEVKLLGYDQNRHEELIEWVDAMYDDEGAAKYYDGTAVHWYASTYKVFEEELQYAHEKAPNKHLIQTEATVDADVPAWKDDSWYWSKEATDWGWDWAPEDRKHLHPKYVPVYRYARDMIGTLNNWVDGWVDWNMVLNRQGGPNWAKNWCVAPVIVDEEADEVYFTPLYYTMSHFSRYIRPGATRIGHSYSGEGLMLTAAQNPDGSIAVVILNQQQEPKKIKLKLKDRTATVQISGKAIQTIMVQDNG is encoded by the coding sequence ATGATTACGCAACTCGAGCTTCTTTCCATTCTTTTATTAGCACTTCTTGTTTCAAGTTGCACAAGCTCAGATTCATTGGATATTGAAATCTATGAAACGTCAGAAAGTGGAAACAAACTCACTAAGCTTGAACCTGCATCAGAGGGTGGTCAGGCCGAAGAGATCACAATTAAACCTGATGAACGATTTCAGGAAATCACGGGCTTTGGAGGCTCTTTCACAGAAGCAAGTGCGTATTTGCTGAATGAACTTGGCGACGAAAATCGAAATAAAATTCTTGAAGCCTATTTTGGGGAATCCGGAGCGAGGTATTCACTCACTCGTACACATATGAACTCCAGTGATTTTTCGCTGGGGAACTATTCTTATGCACCTGTTCCGGGCGATCGTAACCTTGAAAACTTCTCCATTGAGGAAGATCGGGATGACATCATTCCGATGATTAAGGATGCGATGGCTATTTCTCAGGATGGCTTCAGGATTATTTCGTCCCCATGGACAGCTCCACCCTGGATGAAAGACAATAATGACTGGAAGGGCGGAAAGCTGCTCCCGGAATATTATGACACCTGGGCGCTCTTTTTCTCTAAATATCTGACGGCCTACAAAGAAGAAGGCATCGACATTTGGGGAATCACGGTAGAGAATGAACCGCTTGGAAATGATAGCAACTGGGAAAGCATGCACTTCACTCCGGAAGAACAGAATGAATTTGTGAAGAATCATTTGGGCCCACAGCTGGAGAGGGATGGATATGAGGAAGTAAAGCTTCTTGGTTATGACCAGAACCGTCATGAAGAACTTATCGAATGGGTAGATGCCATGTATGATGATGAAGGCGCTGCCAAATACTACGACGGAACTGCTGTGCACTGGTATGCCAGCACATATAAGGTCTTTGAAGAAGAACTTCAGTATGCACATGAAAAAGCGCCAAATAAACATCTCATCCAAACCGAAGCTACAGTTGACGCAGATGTACCTGCCTGGAAAGATGATTCCTGGTATTGGTCGAAAGAGGCCACTGATTGGGGCTGGGATTGGGCACCGGAAGACCGGAAGCATCTGCATCCAAAATACGTCCCGGTGTATCGCTATGCACGGGATATGATTGGAACATTAAACAACTGGGTAGATGGCTGGGTGGACTGGAATATGGTTCTGAACAGACAGGGCGGCCCGAATTGGGCGAAAAACTGGTGTGTGGCTCCGGTCATTGTTGATGAGGAAGCAGATGAAGTGTATTTCACACCGCTCTATTACACAATGTCTCATTTCAGCAGGTATATACGACCGGGTGCTACAAGAATAGGCCATAGCTATAGTGGAGAAGGTTTGATGTTAACAGCAGCACAGAATCCGGATGGTTCGATTGCCGTGGTCATTTTGAACCAGCAGCAAGAGCCGAAAAAGATAAAACTAAAATTAAAAGACAGAACAGCCACTGTTCAAATTTCAGGCAAAGCAATTCAAACTATTATGGTTCAGGATAACGGGTAG
- a CDS encoding glycosyl hydrolase family 17, producing MSKSITYTILLLSLFLVSCGGHSDETMSSNNITAKEILADPINFPAISYSGYREITRDSVPTIPQLKEDMMILSAMGIKIVRTYNVYLDAVPRLLQAIRELKDEDPDFEMYVMMGAWIDAKNAWTDEPDRIRDEDSPRNAKEIERAANLAKKYPDIVKIIAVGNEAMVHWQTEYYVEPGIILNWVNHLQNLKKEGELPSTLWITSSDNFASWGGGSSSYHKEDLNKLIEAVDYISMHTYPMHDTHYNPDFWGVREDETGLSDMEKIEMAMQRSLDYSISQYQSVVDYMKSQGVNKPVHIGETGWATVSNGYYGNEGSRATDEFKMARFHELIREWSEEKGVSVFYFEAFDEKWKDAANQLGSENHFGLINLQSEAKHVLWDEVDKGTFEGLTRDGKPITKTFDGDIETLMQTVQVPPTNAEIQAKKQEN from the coding sequence ATGAGCAAATCAATTACATACACAATTTTGTTGCTAAGCCTGTTTCTGGTTAGCTGTGGTGGTCACTCTGATGAAACTATGAGCTCCAATAATATTACAGCTAAGGAAATACTGGCTGACCCTATCAACTTTCCGGCCATTTCATATAGTGGCTATCGGGAAATCACCCGAGACAGTGTGCCGACCATACCTCAACTCAAAGAGGATATGATGATTCTCTCGGCGATGGGAATAAAGATTGTCAGGACCTATAACGTCTACCTTGATGCGGTACCCAGGCTGCTTCAAGCAATCCGGGAGCTGAAGGATGAAGACCCCGATTTTGAAATGTACGTTATGATGGGGGCCTGGATTGATGCCAAAAATGCCTGGACCGATGAACCCGATCGAATCCGGGATGAAGATAGCCCACGAAATGCAAAGGAAATTGAACGGGCAGCCAATTTAGCCAAAAAATACCCTGATATCGTGAAGATTATAGCCGTTGGCAATGAAGCCATGGTACACTGGCAAACTGAGTATTATGTGGAGCCCGGGATTATCCTGAACTGGGTCAATCACCTTCAAAACCTTAAAAAAGAAGGAGAACTACCCAGTACCCTCTGGATTACAAGTTCTGATAACTTTGCATCATGGGGCGGAGGGAGCAGCAGCTATCACAAAGAAGATTTGAATAAACTCATCGAAGCGGTTGACTATATATCGATGCACACCTACCCGATGCACGATACACACTATAATCCTGATTTCTGGGGCGTCAGGGAAGACGAGACAGGATTGAGTGATATGGAGAAAATTGAGATGGCAATGCAAAGATCACTGGACTACTCAATTTCGCAATATCAGAGCGTGGTTGACTACATGAAAAGTCAGGGCGTTAATAAACCCGTACATATAGGTGAAACAGGCTGGGCTACAGTATCAAATGGGTACTACGGAAATGAAGGCTCGAGAGCCACTGATGAATTTAAGATGGCTCGCTTTCATGAGTTGATCAGGGAGTGGTCGGAAGAGAAAGGAGTGTCAGTATTCTACTTTGAAGCCTTCGATGAAAAATGGAAGGATGCGGCTAATCAATTAGGGTCAGAAAATCATTTCGGACTCATAAACCTTCAATCAGAAGCCAAACACGTGCTGTGGGACGAGGTGGATAAAGGAACTTTTGAGGGGTTAACCAGAGACGGAAAACCCATTACAAAGACTTTTGACGGAGATATAGAGACGCTCATGCAAACCGTTCAGGTGCCTCCAACTAATGCTGAGATTCAGGCAAAAAAACAAGAGAACTAA
- a CDS encoding MFS transporter has product MSAHKKVVKDKVPLLQKASFGAGHLVLNLLPGALGVFMFFLLTAFGMNPFLAGLLGGLPRIFDALTDPIMGFISDNTKSRWGRRRPYIFIGAILSGIFFILLWQMDETNTQTYNFWYFLIMSMVFLVGNTMFATPLIGLGYEMTTDYNERTHLMAFSQTVGQIAWMIVPWFWVLIADPDLFADQATGVRQLSVIVGGICIALGLLPAIFCKGFDDAKMENRKEITFKKSLENLKELFHGIAVVSKNKPFMKLCAATFLVFNGFQLVASFSYFIIVFYMFNGDYGAAGNWPAWFSTITAVATAFLVIPIVSWLSDTFGKRKAFIISTALSIVGYILKWWGFSPENPWLIFMPIPFMAFGLGGLFTLMMSMTADVCDLDELRNGMPRKEGTFGAIYWWMVKLGQAIALVLGGLVLELVGFDQNATTQTVETLTNLRLADIVIPAVTAGLAIWVMYSYSLTEDRAKEIQQELVDRRGEL; this is encoded by the coding sequence ATGTCAGCACATAAAAAAGTAGTAAAAGATAAGGTGCCTTTATTGCAAAAAGCTTCCTTTGGAGCAGGGCACTTAGTGCTCAATTTACTACCCGGGGCTTTAGGTGTGTTCATGTTTTTTCTGTTGACTGCCTTTGGGATGAACCCCTTTTTAGCGGGACTATTAGGTGGGTTGCCCCGAATCTTTGATGCACTGACTGATCCCATTATGGGCTTCATTTCGGATAACACCAAGTCTCGTTGGGGAAGACGTCGGCCATATATTTTTATTGGTGCAATTTTGAGTGGCATCTTCTTCATCCTGCTTTGGCAAATGGATGAGACAAATACACAGACCTATAACTTTTGGTATTTCCTCATCATGTCTATGGTGTTTCTGGTTGGGAATACCATGTTTGCTACTCCGCTGATCGGTCTCGGGTATGAAATGACCACGGACTATAATGAACGTACTCACCTGATGGCTTTCTCTCAAACCGTAGGTCAGATAGCCTGGATGATCGTTCCTTGGTTTTGGGTACTGATAGCTGACCCGGATCTATTTGCGGATCAGGCTACCGGAGTCCGGCAGCTCTCCGTAATTGTCGGAGGGATATGTATAGCATTAGGGCTTCTCCCGGCTATTTTTTGTAAAGGTTTTGATGATGCCAAAATGGAGAACCGGAAAGAGATCACATTCAAAAAATCACTCGAAAATCTAAAAGAACTTTTTCATGGTATTGCTGTGGTTTCGAAGAATAAACCATTCATGAAGCTCTGTGCTGCAACCTTTCTGGTATTCAATGGATTTCAGCTGGTTGCTTCGTTCAGCTATTTTATCATCGTTTTCTACATGTTTAACGGGGATTATGGAGCTGCCGGAAACTGGCCTGCATGGTTTTCTACAATTACAGCAGTAGCAACTGCCTTCCTGGTAATTCCCATTGTATCATGGCTATCGGACACCTTTGGTAAACGTAAAGCCTTCATCATATCAACCGCACTTTCTATTGTAGGCTATATACTAAAGTGGTGGGGATTCAGCCCGGAAAACCCATGGCTCATTTTTATGCCAATCCCTTTCATGGCGTTTGGACTCGGTGGTCTTTTTACTCTCATGATGAGTATGACTGCGGATGTATGTGACCTCGATGAGCTTAGAAACGGAATGCCACGAAAAGAAGGGACCTTCGGAGCCATTTATTGGTGGATGGTGAAATTAGGACAAGCCATCGCCCTGGTACTCGGAGGCCTTGTTCTTGAACTGGTTGGGTTCGATCAAAATGCAACTACACAAACTGTGGAAACACTTACCAATCTCAGGTTAGCTGATATTGTAATTCCAGCCGTTACCGCTGGCTTGGCGATCTGGGTTATGTACAGCTATAGCCTGACCGAAGATCGAGCCAAAGAAATTCAACAAGAACTGGTTGACAGGCGCGGAGAACTTTAA